One Salvelinus fontinalis isolate EN_2023a chromosome 11, ASM2944872v1, whole genome shotgun sequence DNA window includes the following coding sequences:
- the LOC129864785 gene encoding small nuclear ribonucleoprotein F, which yields MSLPLNPKPFLNGLTGKPVMVKLKWGMEYKGYLVSVDSYMNMQLANTEEYVDGALAGHLGEVLVRCNNVLYIRGVEEEEEDGEMKE from the exons ATG agTTTACCTCTGAACCCCAAGCCCTTCCTGAACGGCCTGACAGGCAAGCCGGTGATGGTGAAGCTGAAGTGGGGGATGGAGTACAAGGGCTACCTAGTGTCTGTGGACAGCTACATGAACATGCAG TTGGCGAACACAGAAGAGTATGTAGATGGAGCGTTGGCTGGTCACCTTGGAGAAGTACTTGTTAG GTGCAATAATGTTTTATATattagaggagtggaggaagaagaggaggacggaGAAATGAAAGAATGA
- the amdhd1 gene encoding probable imidazolonepropionase — MSNKLLVKNAKQVVLICNNGEKFLTKDGMQKLCVIENSSLVIGSDGLIKDIGPASTIDFQYAGVLFDKVIDATGMCVIPGLVDAHTHPVWAGDRVHEFAMKLAGATYMDVHRAGGGIHFTVEHTRAALASTLLSSLTGRLGRMQRAGTTLVECKSGYGLELQTELKMLEVIETARRTLPINISSTYCGAHAVPKGKTVAEATTNILKVQLPQLRERMSAGALRVDNIDVFCEQGVFDLSSTRSILQAGLDMGLNINFHGDELHPMNSAQLGAELGALAISHLEEVTDDGIAAMATAKTAAILLPTTAYILRLPQPRARDMLEAGVIVALGSDFNPNAYCCSMPVVMHLACVNMRMSMPEALAAATINAAYALGRSHTHGSLEVNKHGDLLVLNAPRWEHLIYQLGGHQELIRYVVIRGNVVYNNDKTMDF, encoded by the exons ATGTCCAACAAACTTTTGGTAAAGAACGCGAAACAGGTGGTTTTAATTTGCAACAACGGTGAGAAGTTCCTGACGAAGGATGGGATGCAAAAGCTGTGTGTGATTGAGAACAGTAGTTTGGTTATCGGGAG CGACGGTCTGATAAAGGATATTGGACCAGCGAGCACCATTGATTTCCAATATGCAGGGGTCTTATTTGATAAAGTCATCGATGCAACTGGCATGTGTGTCATTCCAG GATTGGTTGATGCACACACCCACCCCGTATGGGCTGGAGACAGAGTGCATGAATTTGCCATGAAG TTGGCTGGTGCCACCTACATGGATGTGCACCGTGCCGGAGGAGGGATCCACTTCACAGTGGAGCACACCCGGGCTGCTCTTGCCTCCACCCTGCTGTCCTCTCTGACAGGCAGGCTGGGTCGGATGCAGCGGGCAGGCACCACCCTGGTGGAGTGTAAGAGTGGCTACGGCCTGGAGCTGCAGACAGAGCTGAAGATGCTGGAGGTCATCGAGACGGCCAGACGTACCCTGCCAATCAATATATCGTCTACCTACTGTGGAGCACACGCCGTCCCTAA GGGTAAGACTGTTGCCGAGGCAACAACAAACATCCTTAAGGTCCAGTTGCCGCAGCTGCGTGAGCGTATGTCAGCGGGGGCCCTGAGGGTGGACAACATAGATGTGTTCTGTGAGCAGGGTGTGTTTGACCTGTCCTCCACGCGCTCCATCCTGCAGGCTGGCCTGGACATGGGCCTCAACATCAACTTCCACGGAGACGAGCTGCACCCCATGAACTCTGCACAG CTGGGGGCAGAGCTTGGTGCCTTGGCTATCAGTCACCTGGAGGAGGTGACAGATGATGGCATCGCTGCCATGGCGACAGCTAAGACCGCCGCCATCCTGCTCCCAACCACCGCTTACATCCTACGGTTGCCCCAGCCACGGGCCCGAGACATGCTGGAGGCTGGGGTCATTGTTGCCTTGGGCAGTGACTTCAACCCTAATGCCTACTGTTGCTCTATG CCGGTGGTGATGCACCTGGCGTGTGTCAACATGAGGATGTCCATGCCCGAAGCTCTGGCTGCCGCCACCATCAATGCAGCCTACGCCCTGGGCCGCTCTCACACGCACGGCTCCCTGGAGGTCAACAAACATGGCGACCTGCTGGTCCTCAACGCACCACG GTGGGAGCATCTCATCTACCAGTTAGGAGGACACCAGGAACTGATCCGCTACGTTGTCATCAGGGGCAACGTCGTCTACAACAACGACAAAACCATGGACTTCTAA